In one window of Desulforhabdus amnigena DNA:
- a CDS encoding M42 family metallopeptidase, which produces MEVQKRKATALQLLKKLGEAHGAPGCENAVRRIFRQELDGSVRTDKSGNIIQEKEGLKVNPRIMLTAHMDEVGFAVQSITKAGMIKMVPLGGWWTHTLLAQRVRILTQEGREVLGVVGAKPPHFLSEAEREKVMKLDDMFVDVGALNAEDVRDRFGISPGDVVVPESPFTPMHNPDFLLCKAFDNRAGMALTIQAMQMLKKIAHPNTILAVGTVQEEVGVRGARTAAFGVNPDAAIVLEGTPADDLPGFSDEERQGQLGKGVQIRIMDPSAIMNRRFVQFAVQVAETNKVRYQLAVRKSGGTDARVIHLNGTGVPTIVLGVPARYIHTHNAVIHMEDYLSALELVLQLAESLDAATVESFTAFND; this is translated from the coding sequence ATGGAAGTTCAAAAAAGAAAGGCAACGGCTCTGCAGCTTTTGAAGAAACTGGGTGAGGCTCACGGCGCTCCCGGCTGTGAGAATGCAGTGCGCCGCATTTTCCGCCAGGAACTGGATGGATCGGTACGGACGGATAAGTCCGGCAATATCATCCAGGAAAAGGAGGGTCTCAAGGTAAATCCCCGCATCATGCTGACGGCGCACATGGATGAAGTCGGCTTTGCGGTTCAGAGCATCACCAAGGCTGGAATGATCAAGATGGTTCCCCTGGGAGGGTGGTGGACTCATACGCTTCTGGCTCAGCGTGTGCGTATTTTGACTCAGGAAGGGAGAGAAGTGCTCGGAGTCGTGGGGGCCAAACCTCCTCATTTTCTGAGCGAAGCCGAACGCGAGAAAGTGATGAAGCTGGATGACATGTTTGTGGATGTGGGAGCATTGAATGCCGAAGACGTTCGTGATCGCTTCGGCATTTCTCCCGGGGATGTCGTCGTCCCGGAAAGCCCTTTCACTCCCATGCACAATCCGGATTTTCTTTTGTGCAAGGCCTTCGACAACCGTGCGGGGATGGCGCTCACCATCCAGGCCATGCAAATGCTCAAAAAAATCGCTCACCCCAACACCATACTGGCGGTCGGTACGGTGCAGGAAGAGGTGGGGGTGCGGGGAGCCCGGACAGCCGCCTTTGGAGTGAATCCCGATGCAGCCATTGTGCTGGAAGGAACTCCAGCCGATGATTTGCCGGGGTTTTCCGATGAAGAGCGACAGGGCCAGCTGGGAAAAGGGGTGCAGATCCGGATCATGGATCCCTCTGCCATCATGAACCGCCGGTTTGTGCAATTTGCCGTCCAGGTTGCGGAAACCAACAAGGTGCGCTATCAATTGGCAGTGCGCAAGAGCGGCGGCACCGATGCCCGCGTCATTCATCTCAACGGGACCGGGGTTCCGACGATTGTTCTGGGAGTGCCGGCCCGCTACATTCACACTCATAACGCGGTCATTCACATGGAAGACTATTTGAGCGCCCTCGAACTGGTCCTGCAGCTTGCTGAGAGCCTCGATGCCGCCACAGTGGAGAGCTTCACCGCATTCAACGACTGA
- a CDS encoding response regulator: MNARILLVDDHKMLRNLLRVILEDCSGICVVGEAENGQEALELAMHHKPDVVLMDISMPQMDGITATRKMITENPGIKVIAFSIHSGSEYVKRISSEDPVDLTTAQKCSHGVQCS, from the coding sequence ATGAATGCAAGGATCCTTTTGGTCGATGACCACAAAATGCTGCGAAACCTTTTGCGAGTCATACTGGAAGACTGTTCCGGTATATGCGTCGTCGGTGAAGCGGAAAATGGCCAGGAGGCATTGGAGCTGGCCATGCACCATAAACCGGATGTCGTGCTCATGGACATCAGCATGCCACAGATGGACGGCATCACTGCAACCCGTAAAATGATCACGGAAAACCCCGGAATCAAGGTGATTGCATTCTCCATACATTCCGGAAGCGAATATGTGAAAAGGATCAGCAGTGAAGATCCAGTAGATCTAACCACAGCTCAAAAGTGCTCCCATGGCGTTCAATGCAGTTGA
- a CDS encoding nitroreductase family protein, translating to MGLIRVDMEKCERDGFCVEVCPLNILMLDAKEGPKVRPMMGRFCIACGHCVAVCPHGALDNVRTPLAEQVPIHKYPVLDSETAFTFLRSRRSVRCYKEEPVSRETMLRLLEVARYTPSGHNSQGISYLVVEGKENIHHISELVVDWMRKRVEADPREASRLGMPGLIKAFDKGEDKILRDAPQIIVAMGAKELGAAAQATTYLALEYLELYATTLHLGTCWAGFAQAAAKEYEPLIAFLKIPEDKQVKGILMVGYPRHVYYRLPERNPLEVAWFEK from the coding sequence ATGGGTTTGATTCGCGTGGATATGGAAAAGTGTGAAAGGGATGGTTTTTGCGTCGAGGTCTGTCCGCTCAATATTCTGATGCTGGATGCAAAGGAGGGTCCGAAGGTCCGTCCCATGATGGGGCGGTTTTGCATTGCATGCGGCCATTGCGTGGCGGTCTGTCCTCACGGGGCCCTCGACAATGTGAGAACTCCTCTTGCGGAGCAGGTCCCCATTCACAAATACCCCGTTTTAGACTCCGAAACGGCTTTCACTTTTCTCCGCTCGCGCCGCTCCGTGCGTTGTTACAAAGAAGAACCCGTATCTCGCGAAACGATGCTCCGGTTGCTCGAGGTAGCCAGGTATACGCCTTCCGGGCACAACTCCCAGGGGATTTCGTACCTGGTAGTGGAAGGGAAGGAAAATATCCACCATATCAGCGAACTGGTGGTGGACTGGATGCGAAAGAGGGTCGAAGCCGATCCCCGGGAGGCGAGCCGGCTCGGAATGCCCGGACTCATAAAGGCCTTCGACAAGGGGGAAGACAAAATTCTGAGAGATGCTCCGCAAATCATTGTCGCCATGGGCGCCAAAGAGTTGGGGGCCGCAGCACAGGCCACGACGTATCTTGCGTTGGAATACCTGGAACTCTACGCCACCACTCTCCATTTGGGAACATGTTGGGCCGGCTTTGCGCAGGCTGCGGCCAAAGAATACGAGCCACTGATCGCGTTCCTGAAGATTCCCGAAGACAAACAGGTCAAAGGGATACTCATGGTGGGCTATCCCAGGCACGTCTATTACCGCCTTCCAGAGCGAAATCCGTTGGAAGTGGCCTGGTTCGAAAAGTAG
- a CDS encoding IS701 family transposase → MTLKELDYWEDSFRSFHARFSHLFPRAQSREQSAKYLHSLLAPVERKNGWQMAEAIGDKRPDKMERLLYRVNWDADEARDILEQFVIENFADPEGIGVVDETGFIKKGDKSVGVKRQYTGTAGKVENSQVGTFLTYSSAKGHVFLDRRLFLPEDWANDMVRRKGAKVPDEVVFETKPEQAFSMLDHAWKMGVPIRWVTGDEIYGDSPKLRAAIQESGHWYVLAVSCNTPVWTRRPLLQQPLRKGMGRPPTRVRLAKDAPHAGTVAEVVMGWSPDVWKRFSVAKGEKGPRTYDWARVRVIESRGKLPGPEVWLLARRSVAKPEEMAYYLCFAPENVPLTRLAQVASTRYTIEQCFEEGKGEAGLDHYEVRYWHSWHRHITLSMMAHTWLSSIRASEEGKKRRRAGRADSSRGEATA, encoded by the coding sequence ATGACGTTGAAAGAGTTGGATTATTGGGAAGATTCTTTTCGGTCCTTTCATGCTCGTTTTTCTCATCTATTCCCCCGGGCGCAATCTCGGGAACAGTCGGCAAAATACCTTCACTCCTTGCTTGCACCCGTTGAGCGCAAGAACGGCTGGCAGATGGCTGAGGCCATAGGAGATAAGAGACCGGATAAGATGGAAAGGCTGCTTTACCGAGTGAACTGGGATGCGGATGAGGCACGGGATATTTTGGAGCAGTTCGTGATCGAGAATTTTGCAGACCCGGAAGGAATTGGAGTCGTAGATGAGACGGGTTTTATCAAAAAAGGTGATAAGTCTGTCGGGGTGAAAAGACAATACACGGGTACGGCCGGGAAGGTGGAAAACTCTCAGGTGGGAACCTTCCTCACCTATTCCTCGGCCAAAGGACATGTGTTCCTGGACAGAAGACTCTTTCTTCCCGAGGACTGGGCCAATGACATGGTAAGACGCAAGGGGGCGAAGGTTCCTGATGAGGTGGTGTTTGAGACCAAGCCCGAACAGGCCTTCTCGATGCTCGATCATGCCTGGAAAATGGGTGTCCCGATACGCTGGGTCACAGGAGATGAGATCTACGGGGATTCTCCGAAACTTCGAGCAGCTATCCAGGAGAGTGGACACTGGTATGTCTTGGCAGTCTCTTGCAATACCCCCGTTTGGACCAGGCGACCGTTGCTCCAACAGCCCTTGCGCAAAGGGATGGGCAGGCCACCCACAAGGGTACGGTTGGCCAAGGATGCTCCGCATGCCGGGACGGTGGCTGAGGTGGTGATGGGATGGTCTCCTGATGTCTGGAAGCGGTTCAGTGTGGCAAAAGGAGAAAAGGGACCGAGAACTTATGACTGGGCAAGGGTTCGTGTGATCGAGAGCCGTGGCAAGCTCCCCGGACCTGAGGTCTGGCTTCTGGCCAGACGATCTGTAGCCAAACCCGAAGAAATGGCCTACTACCTTTGCTTTGCTCCCGAGAATGTTCCTCTCACTCGTCTTGCCCAGGTGGCATCGACCCGCTACACCATTGAGCAATGCTTTGAGGAAGGCAAAGGAGAAGCCGGGCTTGATCACTATGAAGTCAGGTACTGGCACAGCTGGCATCGTCACATTACCCTCTCTATGATGGCCCATACCTGGCTGAGCTCGATCCGGGCTTCGGAGGAGGGGAAAAAAAGACGCAGAGCTGGCCGAGCTGACAGTTCCAGAGGTGAGGCGACTGCTTGA
- the wrbA gene encoding NAD(P)H:quinone oxidoreductase, which produces MKILVAYYSMYGHIHRMAGAVAEGAGQVEGAGVKVCRVPETLPEEVIEKMGAKESQKAMAHVPVCTVEDLVEADAVIFGTPTRFGNMCGQMRQFLDSTGQLWVKGSLVGKVGSVFVSSNTQHGGQESTILSFHITLLHHGMVIVGLPYAFEGQMRMDEITGGSPYGASTIAGARGERTPSENELAAARYQGRHVAEIASKLAK; this is translated from the coding sequence ATGAAAATTTTAGTGGCTTACTATTCCATGTACGGTCACATACATCGTATGGCCGGGGCTGTTGCAGAAGGGGCAGGCCAGGTGGAAGGCGCAGGGGTCAAGGTGTGCAGAGTTCCCGAGACCCTGCCTGAAGAAGTGATTGAAAAAATGGGTGCGAAGGAGAGTCAAAAAGCCATGGCTCATGTTCCCGTCTGCACCGTGGAGGATCTTGTTGAAGCGGATGCCGTCATTTTTGGAACTCCGACGCGATTCGGGAACATGTGCGGGCAAATGCGACAGTTCCTCGATTCCACGGGGCAGCTCTGGGTAAAGGGCTCTCTTGTGGGCAAAGTGGGAAGCGTTTTTGTGAGTTCCAATACGCAACACGGCGGCCAGGAATCCACGATTCTCAGTTTTCATATCACCCTGCTCCATCACGGAATGGTCATTGTTGGTCTGCCCTATGCCTTTGAAGGTCAGATGCGCATGGACGAAATCACGGGAGGTTCTCCCTACGGCGCTTCCACCATTGCCGGAGCTCGGGGAGAACGCACGCCGAGCGAAAATGAACTCGCTGCCGCAAGGTATCAGGGACGGCATGTGGCGGAGATCGCCTCCAAGCTGGCAAAGTAA
- a CDS encoding response regulator yields the protein MSNHRIMVIDDENIVGKMVKAVLEQDGYRVEAFVSATPALARLKEEKFDIVITDLKMKGKDGMEVLRTVKGESPDTKVIMITAFANMDSALEAMRGKVDDFFPKPVKMKDLKASIGRLLKG from the coding sequence ATGAGCAACCATAGAATCATGGTCATCGATGACGAAAATATTGTGGGCAAGATGGTCAAGGCGGTTTTGGAACAAGACGGATATCGGGTGGAGGCCTTCGTCAGTGCAACACCTGCTCTGGCTCGACTGAAAGAGGAGAAATTCGACATTGTGATTACCGATCTCAAGATGAAGGGCAAAGACGGCATGGAAGTCCTGCGGACGGTCAAGGGGGAATCTCCGGATACAAAGGTCATCATGATTACGGCCTTTGCAAACATGGATTCAGCGTTAGAGGCCATGAGAGGCAAGGTTGACGATTTTTTCCCGAAGCCTGTCAAAATGAAGGATCTCAAAGCCAGTATCGGGCGTTTGCTCAAAGGGTAA
- a CDS encoding ATP-binding protein, translating to MKIVHKLILVNVFDVLLIAVTGFFAFHNLNLVLTKLRFMEIADDLNASFLEMRLSEKNFFLYEDKSALPDIHNKLDESGATIDFAKEDIVRAIGESNFARLETSFKDYARAIKNAEAENPKNGEVQARVRELGQKLREFSSRLTRLERSKLNEIVSGSRTGLFSSLCLILLSAFGVSQLISRKVLHSLKDIEKVARFISEGNFSKVESDIPPDELGSVMRAINSMSDELKNREEMIVQSKKLASIGILTAGVAHELGNPLNNISMLAQAYVELYDNLSREDRIDFMNKVEEETERIKEIVKNLLDFAKPKELHLKAVGINDTIKKSLKLVHNMICVCNIEVQPLLQDGLPPVMIDEHQILEVLINLITNAIQAGSPRDTVTITSSLSNDRGSVEIEVRDRGKGISSELLPYVFDPFFTTKGADGTGLGLFVSYGIIKNHGGNLMVSSELGKGTCFTIQLPAHNDMKGSKDEQP from the coding sequence ATGAAAATTGTTCACAAGCTCATTCTTGTCAATGTCTTCGACGTCCTCTTGATCGCAGTGACCGGCTTCTTCGCATTTCACAATCTCAATCTGGTTCTGACCAAGCTGCGTTTCATGGAAATTGCCGACGACCTCAATGCCTCATTCCTTGAAATGCGGCTCTCCGAGAAGAACTTCTTTCTGTACGAAGATAAATCCGCGCTCCCGGATATCCATAATAAACTGGATGAAAGCGGCGCTACAATCGACTTCGCAAAGGAGGATATCGTCCGCGCCATTGGTGAGAGCAATTTTGCACGGCTCGAGACGAGTTTTAAGGATTATGCGAGAGCCATCAAGAATGCGGAGGCGGAAAATCCCAAGAATGGGGAGGTACAGGCAAGGGTTCGCGAACTCGGCCAGAAGCTCAGAGAGTTTTCGAGCCGACTCACACGCCTGGAGAGGAGCAAGCTCAATGAAATCGTATCCGGCTCCAGGACAGGGCTGTTCTCATCCTTGTGTCTCATCCTCCTTTCAGCTTTCGGCGTCAGCCAGCTAATTTCCCGCAAGGTTTTGCATTCCCTGAAAGACATAGAGAAAGTGGCCCGCTTCATTTCCGAAGGAAATTTCAGCAAAGTTGAATCCGATATTCCTCCCGACGAATTGGGGTCGGTCATGAGAGCGATCAATTCGATGTCCGACGAACTGAAGAATCGGGAGGAGATGATTGTTCAGTCGAAGAAGCTTGCCTCCATCGGCATTCTGACAGCGGGCGTCGCCCATGAACTGGGTAACCCGCTCAATAACATCTCCATGCTCGCTCAGGCTTACGTGGAACTCTATGATAACCTAAGCAGGGAAGATCGCATTGATTTTATGAACAAGGTGGAGGAAGAGACGGAGAGAATTAAAGAAATAGTCAAAAACCTCCTGGACTTTGCAAAACCGAAGGAATTGCATCTCAAGGCGGTTGGGATTAACGATACGATCAAGAAGAGTCTCAAGCTCGTTCATAACATGATCTGCGTGTGTAACATCGAAGTACAACCACTGTTGCAGGATGGGTTGCCGCCAGTGATGATCGATGAACACCAGATTCTCGAGGTTCTCATCAACCTGATCACAAACGCTATTCAGGCCGGATCGCCGAGGGATACGGTCACCATTACTTCTTCCCTGTCGAACGATAGAGGTTCTGTTGAAATTGAAGTCAGGGATAGAGGAAAAGGCATTTCCTCGGAACTCCTCCCCTATGTTTTCGATCCCTTCTTTACGACCAAGGGAGCCGACGGGACGGGGCTCGGGCTTTTTGTGAGCTACGGGATCATTAAGAATCATGGCGGCAATTTGATGGTCAGCAGTGAACTGGGAAAGGGGACATGTTTCACCATTCAACTACCTGCACATAACGATATGAAAGGAAGCAAAGATGAGCAACCATAG
- a CDS encoding GspE/PulE/PilB domain-containing protein, whose translation MMTCRPFDSEIERFHLLLDWGLLDKKELESIEESAAYRDADIEQILRYDYLIPRRRLLEALGEYYQCAWVEYDERIPVPPELLAGLNPEKLCMQGWFPVAREGERVIIAASDPRDELLMSEVKESLHVEHCEFRVALREEILFFIQDFLNADPEHLIGNERTGLAFWRNTMARWRTRLACYRTDFASARTHLSFLRGGLGLITIGRTLLLIRKQSPFLALYWMMIMVGGLFVLFGLFSYFKIKKSILSPPKHETLVEVTAATLYFLENYQFVEQRPADSFLKSTMLCRLADLLPNSCVYIEASLDNKVRSYLAHERTSLAAQRTVFACFRTIYARARTGLSFIRTGISFAGIGLGLIGYFGLSLFTILDSTVIAAGIAMAVDGMVWYWPVRKEHGEATKCGFIP comes from the coding sequence ATGATGACCTGTAGACCTTTTGACTCGGAGATCGAGCGGTTTCATCTCCTGTTGGACTGGGGTCTGCTGGATAAAAAGGAACTCGAGTCCATAGAGGAGTCCGCGGCCTACCGGGATGCGGATATCGAACAGATTCTCCGCTACGACTATCTCATCCCTCGCCGCAGGCTTCTGGAGGCCCTCGGCGAATATTATCAGTGCGCGTGGGTTGAATACGATGAGAGGATCCCTGTGCCGCCGGAGCTTCTTGCGGGCTTGAACCCGGAAAAGCTCTGCATGCAGGGGTGGTTTCCCGTGGCCAGAGAGGGAGAAAGGGTAATCATTGCCGCCTCGGATCCCCGCGATGAGCTGCTCATGAGCGAAGTGAAGGAATCACTGCATGTCGAACATTGTGAATTCCGCGTGGCACTCAGAGAGGAAATCCTTTTCTTCATCCAGGATTTCCTGAACGCCGATCCGGAACATTTGATCGGGAATGAACGAACCGGGCTGGCATTCTGGCGGAATACCATGGCGCGGTGGAGAACGAGATTGGCTTGCTACCGGACGGATTTTGCCAGTGCAAGGACTCATCTGAGCTTTCTCCGTGGAGGGCTGGGATTGATTACGATCGGCCGGACTCTCCTGCTGATCCGCAAACAGAGCCCATTCCTTGCCCTTTACTGGATGATGATCATGGTGGGGGGGCTCTTTGTGCTGTTCGGGCTTTTCAGTTATTTCAAGATCAAGAAGTCCATCTTGAGCCCACCAAAACATGAGACCCTGGTGGAAGTGACTGCTGCAACCCTCTATTTCCTTGAAAATTACCAGTTTGTGGAACAAAGGCCTGCGGATTCTTTCCTGAAGAGTACCATGCTGTGCCGTTTGGCCGATCTTTTACCCAATTCATGCGTATACATCGAGGCGTCACTCGACAATAAGGTACGCTCGTACCTGGCTCATGAGAGGACGTCGCTTGCCGCTCAGCGCACCGTGTTTGCGTGCTTTCGCACCATCTATGCCAGAGCCAGGACGGGCCTCTCTTTCATACGTACCGGCATTTCATTTGCCGGTATCGGTCTTGGTCTTATCGGCTACTTCGGTTTGAGCCTTTTTACAATCCTGGATTCCACGGTCATTGCGGCAGGGATAGCCATGGCGGTTGACGGGATGGTCTGGTACTGGCCGGTCAGGAAGGAACATGGTGAAGCGACGAAATGCGGCTTCATCCCATAA
- a CDS encoding GspE/PulE/PilB domain-containing protein: protein MAYGRITEGELTGKLQVFRVEDSMFQRLVDRGVLTGVELEEISRISRSPAEQVERLLLTKGIPKHHILHCLSSHYRLPFIEYDEKLTVPENLSAQVDFNELKKRLWCPLGVRAGTAKVVIFNPAEKSLLEAIKRILRVDTLKLVVALPSDIIRILENSGDINPGFPDSAGRTRLAKLRTWLANERVLLAQYRTTLSKGRTGLAFIRTGVAFISIGLVLLRIFGIGFLTILEALLIVGGVIMAVDGVYWYLPARKINKNRIDYTGTEPTFGTTILQLGYSGETPTFRRTPPVEGAEKLRSLWNRLSPVMKRRFLAIDRTDLAEERTILANYRTRMARARTGLAFTRTGVSFIGLGIGLFRQFHAGPWSLFDALLILSGALMVLEGFHWYVPGRKAGDESFKAVQNMRNRTSIWEFMFPPLHRQVNSDHPSPPLFLNRDHALGIWGTTGLALERTLIADRRNVKSRLRTIMARSRTGMAFIRTGSSIFSVGMVLLVYFGLGSTIWTLCNLVLLVIGLAFIADGLYWHIPAERMKEEFSYCLGDMEIVFVDYAKPSTTWRKVEFSHDDL from the coding sequence ATGGCTTATGGCAGAATAACAGAGGGTGAGTTGACGGGAAAGCTCCAGGTCTTTCGGGTTGAAGATTCCATGTTCCAGAGGCTTGTCGACAGGGGGGTGCTCACCGGGGTAGAATTGGAGGAAATCTCAAGAATATCGCGCAGCCCCGCAGAACAGGTCGAAAGACTCTTGCTGACGAAGGGAATCCCGAAACATCACATCCTGCACTGTCTTTCCAGCCACTATCGTCTTCCTTTTATCGAATATGATGAAAAACTTACGGTTCCCGAAAACCTTTCAGCCCAGGTCGATTTCAATGAACTGAAGAAAAGACTGTGGTGCCCTCTTGGCGTTCGTGCAGGTACGGCTAAAGTCGTTATCTTCAATCCTGCCGAAAAATCTCTGTTGGAAGCAATCAAAAGAATCCTTCGGGTAGATACCCTGAAGTTAGTCGTAGCCCTTCCATCGGATATAATCCGGATACTGGAAAACAGTGGGGACATCAACCCGGGCTTTCCCGATTCTGCGGGGAGGACGCGCCTTGCAAAACTCCGCACCTGGCTTGCAAATGAGAGGGTGTTGCTCGCTCAGTATCGGACTACCCTGAGCAAAGGCCGGACTGGTCTTGCCTTCATACGTACCGGAGTTGCTTTCATATCGATTGGGCTGGTGCTGTTGAGAATCTTTGGTATCGGTTTCCTTACCATCCTGGAGGCGTTGCTCATTGTCGGAGGAGTGATAATGGCAGTCGATGGCGTTTACTGGTACCTCCCCGCCAGGAAAATAAATAAGAACCGCATCGATTACACCGGCACGGAACCGACATTTGGAACCACGATACTTCAGCTCGGCTATTCTGGTGAGACCCCAACATTCCGTCGGACTCCTCCCGTCGAGGGGGCCGAAAAACTTCGATCTTTATGGAATAGACTCTCTCCGGTCATGAAGCGCAGGTTTCTTGCCATCGACAGGACCGACCTGGCCGAAGAGCGGACCATCCTGGCAAATTACAGAACAAGAATGGCAAGAGCGAGAACCGGTCTCGCTTTCACCCGGACCGGCGTCTCTTTTATCGGACTGGGAATCGGCTTGTTCAGGCAGTTCCATGCCGGTCCCTGGTCGCTCTTCGATGCACTTCTCATTCTTTCCGGTGCGCTCATGGTGCTGGAGGGTTTCCACTGGTATGTCCCCGGTCGAAAAGCGGGGGATGAAAGTTTCAAGGCCGTTCAAAACATGAGAAACAGGACTTCCATATGGGAGTTCATGTTTCCCCCGCTCCATAGACAGGTGAACTCCGATCATCCTTCACCGCCCCTATTCTTGAACAGAGACCATGCCCTCGGGATATGGGGCACCACCGGCCTGGCGCTGGAGCGAACGTTGATCGCCGACAGACGCAATGTCAAATCAAGGCTTCGGACGATAATGGCGCGTTCACGGACCGGCATGGCATTCATCCGGACCGGGAGCAGTATTTTTTCTGTAGGGATGGTTCTCCTCGTTTACTTTGGTTTGGGCAGTACCATTTGGACTCTCTGTAATCTGGTTCTGCTCGTCATCGGACTGGCGTTCATTGCTGATGGGCTTTACTGGCATATCCCTGCTGAGAGAATGAAAGAAGAGTTTTCCTACTGTCTTGGAGACATGGAGATTGTTTTTGTCGATTACGCGAAGCCTTCAACAACGTGGCGAAAGGTTGAATTCAGCCATGATGACCTGTAG